A part of Anser cygnoides isolate HZ-2024a breed goose chromosome 15, Taihu_goose_T2T_genome, whole genome shotgun sequence genomic DNA contains:
- the LOC106032071 gene encoding cytochrome P450 3A8-like — protein MNLLPDFSLATWTLLIIFLSLLVLYGIWPYQTFKKLGIPGPRPLPFLGTFMEYRHGLLNFDQMCFEKYGKIWGIFDGRQPVLAILDPVLIKTILVKECYTNFTNRRNFRLNGILESALNVAEDEKWKRIRTVLSPTFTSGKLKEMFPIIKLYGEKLVKNIEKKVANDEFVTVKDIFGAYSMDVVVSTSFSVDIDSMNNPNDPFVTNIKKFLKFSFLNPVFLLLVLFPFIVPVLEKMKVTLLPSKVMDFFNGNFMKMKKERDNGYHVDRVDFLQLMVDSQSSQNSSKSAEENDSYKTLSDDEILAQALVFVFAGYETTSSTLSYISYNLATHPDVQQQLQDEIDANLPNKAAPTYNTIMQMEYLDMVVNESLRLFPPGGRIERVCKKTVELNGVIIPKDMVVMIPAYVMHRDPAYWPEPEEFRPERFSKESRESIDPYIFLPFGAGPRNCIGMRFALLVVKMAVVVLLQNFSFRPCKDTPIPLVLDTKGFMQPKKPIVLKMVPRVHGDLEK, from the exons ATGAATCTCCTGCCAGACTTCTCCCTAGCCACTTGGACACTCCTCATCATTTTCCTTAGCCTCCTGGTCCT CTATGGGATATGGCCCTACCAGACCTTCAAGAAGCTGGGCATTCCCGGGCCCCGGCCTCTGCCGTTTTTGGGAACATTCATGGAGTACCGGCAC GGACTCCTAAACTTTGATCAGATGTGCTTTGAAAAATACGGTAAAATCTGGGG GATTTTTGACGgcaggcagcctgtgctggctaTTCTCGACCCCGTCCTCATCAAAACCATCCTGGTGAAGGAGTGCTATACCAATTTTACCAACCGCCGG AACTTCCGTCTGAATGGAATCCTGGAGTCAGCCCTCAACGTGGCTGAAGACGAGAAGTGGAAAAGGATCCGCACGGTGCTGTCTCCAACCTTCACCAGTGGGAAGCTGAAAGAG ATGTTCCCTATCATTAAGCTCTATGGTGAAAAATTAGTGAAAAACATTGAGAAGAAAGTGGCTAATGATGAGTTcgtgaccgtgaagga CATTTTTGGAGCCTACAGCATGGACGTAGTGGTCAGCACTTCTTTCAGTGTGGATATTGACTCCATGAACAACCCCAATGACCCCTTTGTCACCAACATAAAGAAATTTCTCAAATTCAGTTTTCTAAACCCCGTGTTCCTACTATTAG TGTTGTTCCCCTTCATTGTCCCAGTACTGGAAAAGATGAAAGTGACTCTGTTACCCTCAAAAGTCATGGATTTCTTCAATGGCAACTTCATGAAGATGAAGAAGGAACGGGACAATGGCTACCACGTG GACCGGGTTGATTTCCTGCAGCTGATGGTGGACTCTCAGAGCTCACAGAACAGCTCCAAGTCTGCTGAGGAGAATGActcgtacaaaa CATTAAGTGATGATGAGATTCTGGCCCAGGCTCTTGTCTTTGTCTTTGCTGGTTATGAAACCACCAGTTCCACCCTCAGCTACATCTCCTATAACCTGGCCACACACCCTGATGTGCAGCAGCAACTCCAGGATGAGATTGATGCAAACCTGCCCAACAAG GCTGCTCCCACATACAACACCATCATGCAGATGGAGTACCTCGACATGGTGGTGAACGAATCCCTCCGGCTCTTTCCCCCTGGGGGGCGGATTGAGCGGGTCTGCAAGAAGACGGTGGAGCTCAACGGCGTGATTATTCCAAAGGACATGGTGGTCATGATCCCAGCATACGTGATGCACCGCGACCCAGCATACTGGCCTGAGCCAGAGGAGTTCAGGCCTGAGAG gttcagtaaagaaagcagagaatcCATCGACCCCTACATCTTCCTGCCATTTGGGGCCGGCCCCAGGAACTGCATCGGAATGAGGTTTGCTCTCCTCGTGGTGAAAATGGCTGTGGTTGTCCTTCTGCAAAACTTCTCGTTCAGACCCTGCAAAGACACTCCG atCCCCCTGGTTTTGGACACAAAAGGTTTCATGCAACCGAAGAAGCCCATCGTCCTGAAGATGGTCCCCAGAGTCCACGGTGACCTGGAAAAGTGA